Proteins encoded together in one Cryptosporangium aurantiacum window:
- the dnaJ gene encoding molecular chaperone DnaJ: MAKDYYGILGVARDATPEEIKRAYRRLARELHPDVNPDAAAQERFKEVSAAYEVLSDPAKRELVDLGGDPLAPGGGSGPGGGPGGPFTMGFQDIMDAFFGGATTRGPRPRTRPGSDALIRLDLDLVDMAFGVNQELTVDTAVRCTTCSGAGTAPGTHPATCEVCGGRGEVQTVQRSFLGQVMTSRPCAACQGFGTVIPHPCPGCAGDGRVRSRRTLTVKVPAGVEDGMRIRLAGEGEVGPGGGPPGDLYVEVHERPHDVFTRQGDDLHCRVSLPMTAASLGTNLNLKTLDGEEQIEVKAGTQPGTVVRVRGRGVPHLRGNGRGDLHVHLEVRTPTRLDAEQERLMRELAKLRGEERPEPMRQQGGFFSKVRDAFNGHA; encoded by the coding sequence GTGGCGAAGGACTACTACGGCATCCTCGGAGTGGCGCGCGACGCGACGCCCGAGGAGATCAAACGGGCCTACCGCCGGCTCGCGCGCGAGTTGCATCCGGACGTGAACCCCGACGCTGCGGCGCAGGAGCGCTTCAAAGAGGTCTCGGCCGCCTACGAGGTGTTGTCCGACCCGGCCAAGCGTGAGCTCGTCGATCTCGGCGGTGACCCGTTGGCGCCCGGTGGCGGCAGCGGACCCGGCGGTGGTCCCGGTGGCCCGTTCACGATGGGCTTCCAGGACATCATGGACGCGTTCTTCGGCGGCGCCACCACGCGCGGCCCGCGTCCGCGCACCCGCCCCGGCTCGGACGCGCTGATCCGGCTCGACCTCGACCTGGTCGACATGGCGTTCGGCGTCAACCAGGAACTCACGGTCGACACCGCGGTGCGCTGCACCACGTGTTCCGGCGCGGGCACCGCGCCCGGCACCCACCCGGCCACCTGTGAGGTCTGCGGTGGGCGCGGCGAGGTGCAGACCGTCCAGCGTTCGTTCCTCGGCCAGGTCATGACGTCCCGCCCCTGCGCGGCCTGCCAGGGCTTCGGCACGGTCATCCCGCACCCCTGCCCGGGGTGCGCCGGCGACGGCCGGGTGCGCAGCCGCCGGACGCTGACCGTGAAGGTCCCGGCCGGTGTCGAGGACGGCATGCGGATCCGGCTGGCCGGCGAGGGTGAGGTCGGCCCCGGCGGTGGTCCGCCCGGAGACCTGTACGTCGAGGTGCACGAGCGTCCGCACGACGTCTTCACCCGGCAGGGCGACGACCTGCACTGCCGCGTCTCGCTCCCGATGACCGCGGCGTCGCTCGGCACCAACTTGAATCTCAAGACGCTCGACGGTGAGGAGCAGATCGAGGTCAAGGCGGGCACCCAGCCCGGCACGGTGGTGCGGGTCCGGGGGCGCGGCGTCCCGCACCTGCGCGGCAACGGCCGGGGCGACCTGCACGTCCACCTCGAGGTCCGGACGCCCACCCGGCTCGACGCCGAGCAGGAGCGCCTGATGCGTGAGCTGGCCAAGCTCCGCGGTGAAGAGCGTCCGGAGCCGATGCGGCAGCAGGGCGGGTTCTTCTCCAAGGTCCGCGACGCGTTCAACGGGCACGCTTGA
- the hrcA gene encoding heat-inducible transcriptional repressor HrcA, producing the protein MTLDERKLAVLRAIVQDYVNTEEPVGSKALAERHQLGVSPATIRNDMAVLEEEGYIAQPHTSAGRIPTDKGYRLFVDRLAGVKPLSVAERRAIHTLLNGAIDLDDVVARTVRLLAQLTRQVAVVQYPSLTRSSVRHIELVQLSANRLLLVLITDTGRVDQRTVEFPAGIGDDDVNVLRATVNSALGGQRLSDAPTRVEELLDTIAPALRPALTTVASVLLETLVERREERVVLAGAANLTRSTVDFRGSVFPILEALEEQVVLLKLVGEVESPSMLRVRIGDENQVEELRGISVVTTAYGAGDTALAGLGVVGPTRMDYPGTISAVRAVARYVGEILAGN; encoded by the coding sequence GTGACGCTTGACGAGCGAAAGCTGGCCGTCCTCCGGGCGATCGTCCAGGACTACGTCAACACCGAGGAGCCGGTCGGCAGCAAGGCACTGGCCGAGCGCCACCAGCTGGGTGTGTCCCCGGCGACGATCCGCAACGATATGGCGGTGCTGGAGGAAGAGGGCTACATCGCCCAGCCGCACACCAGCGCCGGCCGGATTCCGACCGACAAGGGGTACCGGCTGTTCGTCGACCGGCTGGCCGGCGTGAAGCCGCTGTCGGTGGCCGAGCGGCGCGCGATCCACACGTTGCTCAACGGCGCGATCGACCTGGACGACGTCGTTGCGCGCACCGTGCGGTTGCTCGCGCAGCTGACCCGTCAGGTCGCGGTCGTGCAGTACCCCAGCCTGACCCGGAGCTCGGTCCGGCACATCGAGCTGGTCCAGCTCTCCGCGAACCGGCTGCTGCTGGTCCTGATCACCGACACCGGCCGGGTCGACCAGCGGACGGTCGAGTTCCCGGCGGGTATCGGCGACGACGACGTCAACGTGCTCCGGGCCACCGTGAACAGCGCGTTGGGAGGACAGCGTCTCTCCGACGCGCCGACGCGGGTGGAGGAGCTGCTCGACACGATCGCGCCCGCACTGCGTCCGGCGCTCACCACCGTCGCCAGCGTCCTGCTCGAGACGCTCGTCGAACGACGCGAGGAACGCGTCGTCCTGGCGGGCGCCGCCAACCTCACGCGCAGTACGGTGGACTTCCGGGGGTCGGTCTTCCCGATCCTGGAAGCGTTGGAGGAGCAGGTGGTGCTCCTCAAGCTCGTCGGCGAGGTCGAATCGCCGAGCATGTTGCGGGTCCGGATCGGCGACGAGAACCAGGTTGAGGAGTTGCGGGGCATTTCGGTGGTGACGACGGCCTACGGTGCTGGTGACACCGCGCTGGCTGGTCTCGGGGTGGTCGGTCCGACCCGGATGGACTATCCCGGCACGATCAGTGCGGTCCGCGCCGTAGCGCGGTACGTCGGTGAGATTCTCGCAGGGAACTGA
- a CDS encoding 16S rRNA (uracil(1498)-N(3))-methyltransferase, whose translation MTDPVFLVAELPAVGPTVLDGPEGRHAALVRRLGPGETLLLADGVGGRAFCVVVAAERDSLRLDVRSIERVPRSTPTVTVVQALPKGDRGEAAVEMMTEAGVDAVVPWQASRSVTRWKEARGDKALARWRSTAREAAKQARRLWLPEVADPASTADVRKLLASVDAAFVLHEEAVEPLAIIALPSELGSVALVVGPEGGIAPDELEAFVAAGAVPVRLGPTVLRTSTAGVAALAVVNARTGRWT comes from the coding sequence TTGACTGACCCCGTCTTCCTCGTCGCCGAGTTGCCCGCGGTCGGCCCGACCGTGCTCGACGGGCCCGAGGGCAGGCACGCCGCGCTGGTGCGCCGCCTCGGGCCGGGGGAGACGTTGCTGCTCGCCGACGGTGTCGGTGGCCGGGCGTTCTGCGTCGTCGTGGCGGCCGAGCGTGATTCGCTGCGGCTCGACGTCCGCAGCATCGAACGGGTGCCGCGCTCGACGCCGACCGTCACCGTCGTCCAGGCGCTGCCGAAGGGTGATCGCGGCGAAGCCGCGGTCGAGATGATGACCGAGGCCGGTGTCGACGCGGTCGTGCCGTGGCAGGCGTCGCGGTCGGTGACCCGGTGGAAGGAAGCGCGCGGCGACAAGGCGCTCGCCCGGTGGCGGAGCACGGCGCGCGAGGCCGCGAAGCAGGCCCGGCGGCTCTGGCTGCCGGAGGTCGCGGATCCGGCCTCCACTGCGGACGTCAGGAAGCTGCTGGCCTCGGTCGATGCGGCGTTCGTGCTGCACGAGGAGGCGGTCGAGCCGCTGGCGATCATCGCGCTGCCGTCCGAACTCGGGTCGGTGGCGCTGGTGGTGGGCCCGGAGGGCGGTATCGCGCCGGACGAGCTGGAGGCGTTCGTCGCGGCAGGTGCGGTACCGGTGCGGCTGGGGCCCACTGTGCTCCGGACGTCGACCGCGGGTGTGGCGGCGCTCGCCGTCGTCAACGCCCGAACCGGCCGCTGGACCTGA